One Calditrichia bacterium DNA window includes the following coding sequences:
- a CDS encoding glycerate kinase → MLADHAIEIFETAIRAVHPKKLMSGRIAFRDGQLLLDEEKIAATAGGKIVVFGFGKASAAMAVQLEAITGDAISGGLVITKYGHGTDCRHITVREAGHPVLDENGISATKELVEMAENLGENDLAICLISGGGSALLEQLPDGISLVDLQQTTELLLGCGASINEMNAVRKHISRVKGGQLARAIFPARCISLMISDVIGDPPDVIASGPTSPDNTSFSDALQVIDKYELIKKIPDSVRQHLLTGFAGKIAENPQSNDPVFNRINHRILGSNTLALQAAASAAKHLGYNVTIVTSELQGEAREAAQKIAAIANDVQQLNQPIPKPACVLFGGETTVTLRGNGKGGRNQEFALAALLEMGESDFDYLIFSGGTDGTDGPTDAAGAFASPTIWQIAREKGIDPQDFLNRNDAYHFFEQTGGLVKTGPTGTNVMDVGMILVR, encoded by the coding sequence ATGTTGGCAGATCACGCAATTGAGATTTTTGAAACCGCAATCCGGGCTGTGCACCCCAAAAAACTGATGTCCGGCAGAATCGCCTTCCGAGACGGGCAGTTGTTGCTCGACGAAGAAAAAATTGCCGCGACGGCTGGCGGTAAAATTGTCGTTTTCGGTTTCGGAAAAGCGTCCGCCGCGATGGCTGTGCAGCTCGAAGCAATCACCGGTGACGCCATTTCCGGCGGATTGGTGATCACCAAATACGGTCACGGTACCGATTGCCGGCACATCACCGTTCGCGAAGCCGGGCATCCGGTGTTGGATGAAAACGGCATTTCTGCAACCAAAGAGCTGGTCGAAATGGCGGAAAATCTGGGTGAAAACGATCTGGCGATCTGCCTGATTTCCGGCGGCGGTTCCGCCTTATTGGAGCAATTGCCGGATGGCATTTCGCTGGTAGATTTGCAGCAAACCACCGAATTGCTGCTCGGTTGCGGCGCATCAATCAACGAAATGAACGCAGTTCGCAAACACATTTCGCGGGTAAAGGGTGGGCAACTGGCGCGGGCAATTTTCCCGGCGCGCTGCATCAGTTTGATGATTTCGGACGTCATCGGCGATCCGCCGGATGTGATCGCCTCCGGCCCCACTTCGCCGGACAACACAAGCTTTTCCGATGCACTGCAAGTTATTGATAAATATGAACTAATCAAAAAAATTCCCGACAGTGTCCGGCAGCATTTGCTCACCGGATTCGCCGGAAAAATTGCCGAAAACCCGCAATCGAACGATCCGGTTTTTAACCGAATCAACCACCGCATTTTGGGCAGCAACACACTTGCACTGCAGGCTGCGGCATCAGCGGCGAAGCATTTGGGATACAACGTTACCATTGTAACCAGCGAATTGCAGGGCGAAGCGCGGGAAGCCGCACAAAAAATTGCCGCAATCGCGAACGATGTGCAACAGTTAAATCAACCGATCCCGAAACCGGCGTGCGTGCTGTTCGGCGGCGAAACAACCGTGACGTTGCGCGGCAACGGAAAAGGCGGGCGAAATCAGGAATTTGCGCTCGCTGCATTGCTGGAAATGGGTGAATCCGATTTTGATTATCTCATTTTTTCCGGCGGCACCGACGGAACGGATGGCCCGACGGATGCGGCCGGTGCGTTCGCATCGCCAACAATATGGCAAATCGCGCGGGAAAAAGGCATCGATCCGCAGGATTTTCTCAATCGCAACGATGCCTACCATTTTTTTGAGCAAACCGGCGGGCTGGTAAAAACCGGTCCCACCGGCACAAATGTGATGGATGTCGGGATGATTTTGGTTCGGTGA
- a CDS encoding SDR family oxidoreductase — MNIREAVILVTGSANRVGKATALMLAKKGGRLVIHYNSSAAKARETEKEIAAIGEPPLLVQGDLSREKSWIALRDRILERFGKIDVLVNNAAIFYKTPFLQSTEKEWDHFMDVNLKSTYFGCRIMGEVMVRQQRGKIINLADIAPERVWPSYIPYCVSKAGVVALTKGLAKALAPHVSVNAVAPGAVMLPKDFDAGQAENLRKKIPLQRFGSAEDIAKTIAFLIEGGDFINGEIIKVDGGQSIQ, encoded by the coding sequence ATGAACATCCGGGAAGCGGTTATTTTGGTTACCGGCAGCGCCAACAGGGTTGGCAAAGCCACAGCGCTGATGCTGGCAAAAAAAGGCGGGCGGCTGGTGATCCACTACAATTCCAGCGCCGCAAAAGCGCGCGAAACAGAAAAAGAGATTGCCGCAATTGGCGAACCGCCGCTGTTGGTGCAGGGCGATTTATCCCGCGAAAAAAGCTGGATTGCGCTTCGCGACCGCATTCTGGAACGCTTTGGCAAAATTGATGTGCTGGTGAACAACGCGGCCATATTTTACAAAACGCCCTTCCTGCAATCGACCGAAAAAGAGTGGGATCATTTTATGGATGTGAATCTCAAAAGCACGTATTTCGGTTGCCGGATAATGGGCGAAGTGATGGTTCGCCAGCAGCGCGGTAAAATTATCAACCTCGCGGATATTGCACCGGAACGGGTTTGGCCGAGTTACATTCCGTATTGCGTATCGAAAGCGGGCGTGGTTGCCCTAACCAAAGGGCTGGCCAAAGCGCTGGCGCCGCATGTTTCCGTGAACGCGGTTGCGCCCGGCGCTGTGATGCTGCCAAAAGATTTCGATGCCGGTCAGGCGGAAAATTTGCGCAAAAAAATTCCGCTGCAACGATTTGGCTCGGCGGAAGATATCGCCAAAACCATCGCTTTTCTCATTGAGGGCGGCGATTTTATCAATGGCGAAATCATCAAAGTTGATGGCGGGCAATCGATCCAATAG
- the mtnA gene encoding S-methyl-5-thioribose-1-phosphate isomerase, with amino-acid sequence MEAVSWNDTGLTLVDQTKLPEHCEFIQIGTIEAAFDAIRTLKVRGAPAIGITAAYGLYLGMQQSNAGTPADFFEKIDQHVAYLSDARPTAVNLFWALDRLRNELRELPDPTIEQLNSNLLSLAKALHDDDRNRCDKMADFGATLISQNAKILTHCNTGALATGGIGTALGVIYRAHQQGKNIQVFADETRPVLQGARLTVWELHNANIPVTLICDSMGAFLMQQKKVDAVILGADRIAADGSVANKIGTYNLAVLAKHHGVPFYVAAPLSTFDMAIKSGAEIPIEERNPEEIRRVFNQTLITVPDVPCWNPAFDTTPPELVTAIITEKGVIRPPFGKNIASQFETVF; translated from the coding sequence ATTGAAGCGGTAAGCTGGAATGATACCGGTCTAACGCTGGTTGACCAGACCAAATTACCCGAACATTGCGAATTTATCCAAATTGGCACCATCGAAGCGGCGTTTGATGCCATCCGCACGCTGAAAGTGCGCGGCGCTCCGGCGATCGGCATTACCGCAGCGTATGGATTATATTTGGGAATGCAGCAATCGAATGCCGGAACACCGGCGGATTTTTTTGAGAAAATTGATCAGCACGTTGCTTATCTTTCCGATGCGCGGCCCACGGCCGTGAACCTGTTTTGGGCGTTGGATCGCTTGCGAAATGAACTTCGCGAATTGCCCGATCCGACCATCGAGCAGCTGAACAGCAACCTGCTGAGTTTGGCGAAAGCGCTGCACGACGATGATCGCAACCGCTGCGACAAAATGGCCGATTTCGGCGCAACGCTGATTTCCCAAAATGCGAAAATTTTGACCCACTGCAACACCGGTGCGCTGGCAACCGGTGGCATCGGCACGGCGCTGGGTGTCATATACCGGGCACATCAGCAGGGCAAAAACATTCAGGTTTTTGCGGACGAAACCCGTCCCGTTTTGCAGGGGGCGCGGCTCACGGTTTGGGAATTGCACAACGCCAACATTCCCGTAACGCTGATTTGCGACAGCATGGGCGCGTTTCTCATGCAGCAAAAAAAGGTGGACGCCGTTATCTTGGGCGCCGACCGGATTGCCGCGGACGGTTCGGTTGCCAACAAAATCGGTACATACAATCTGGCGGTTTTGGCGAAACATCACGGTGTGCCTTTTTATGTGGCGGCGCCGCTTTCCACGTTTGATATGGCCATTAAATCCGGTGCGGAAATTCCCATCGAGGAGCGCAATCCGGAGGAAATCCGGCGCGTATTTAACCAAACGTTAATTACCGTTCCCGATGTGCCCTGCTGGAATCCGGCATTCGACACCACGCCACCGGAATTGGTCACCGCGATTATCACCGAAAAAGGGGTGATTCGTCCGCCGTTCGGAAAAAACATCGCAAGTCAATTTGAAACAGTATTTTAA
- a CDS encoding tetratricopeptide repeat protein, whose amino-acid sequence MKSSTSKFILMLVVALIVFSACRPKELESTVMAVNSQSYDDALKHANDAVKAYPENAEAWYYLGFLSAEHTKDYAKMNEAFDKVLSLNPAQRVNLSGGTVAAKDAITQIRTGKFAENYNSGIKMIQDAQALTDDTQKKEKFAQARDKLQVASEIDPSRTEPYRPLAMANIFLGDTTKAEAALEQGLAKMPNDEMMVIASAEVYSMTGNFEKSEEMFKKALQINPNNSDAYQKLGMMESTRKNWDKANEYYTKAIEMDPDNADLAYNIGVSLYNQQKTDEAIPYFVKSLESEPDNEITFNILANCYVRTQTKVDEGIAFMQKATQMYPENATYWEYLAIMYGNKGMGKEANEAFKKSQELKNN is encoded by the coding sequence ATGAAATCATCCACAAGTAAGTTTATCCTGATGCTCGTGGTTGCGCTGATTGTGTTCAGTGCCTGCCGGCCAAAGGAGCTCGAATCGACCGTTATGGCGGTGAACAGCCAGTCATATGATGATGCATTGAAACATGCAAACGACGCGGTGAAAGCATATCCGGAAAATGCTGAAGCATGGTATTATCTGGGTTTTTTGAGCGCCGAGCACACCAAAGATTACGCCAAAATGAACGAAGCCTTCGACAAAGTGCTTTCGTTGAATCCGGCGCAACGGGTAAATTTAAGCGGCGGCACCGTGGCTGCTAAAGATGCGATCACCCAGATTCGCACCGGAAAATTTGCCGAAAACTATAATAGCGGCATCAAAATGATTCAGGATGCCCAAGCGTTGACGGACGACACGCAGAAAAAAGAGAAGTTTGCCCAGGCACGCGATAAACTGCAAGTTGCTTCCGAAATTGATCCTTCCCGCACTGAGCCGTATCGCCCGTTGGCGATGGCCAATATTTTCCTCGGCGATACCACAAAAGCAGAAGCTGCGCTGGAGCAAGGCTTGGCAAAAATGCCGAATGACGAAATGATGGTTATCGCTTCAGCAGAAGTGTATAGCATGACCGGTAATTTCGAAAAATCCGAAGAGATGTTCAAAAAAGCGCTTCAGATTAACCCGAATAACAGCGATGCCTATCAGAAACTAGGCATGATGGAATCCACTCGCAAAAACTGGGACAAAGCAAACGAATATTACACCAAAGCGATTGAAATGGACCCGGACAATGCGGACCTTGCCTATAATATTGGCGTGAGTTTGTATAACCAGCAAAAAACTGACGAAGCGATTCCCTATTTTGTGAAGAGCCTGGAATCTGAGCCGGATAATGAAATCACCTTTAATATTTTAGCAAATTGCTATGTACGCACCCAAACCAAAGTGGACGAAGGTATTGCTTTTATGCAAAAAGCAACCCAGATGTATCCGGAAAATGCCACTTATTGGGAATACCTGGCAATTATGTATGGCAACAAAGGTATGGGCAAAGAGGCTAACGAGGCGTTCAAAAAGTCGCAGGAACTGAAAAACAACTAA
- a CDS encoding redox-sensing transcriptional repressor Rex, producing the protein MKKISDSTIRRLSRYYRSLENLIARNMETVSSDQLAEMDGITSAQVRKDLSFFGTFGKRGLGYNTKRLQQQIGEILGLDKSWNVAVVGAGNIGRALVKYEEFIKQGFNICLIMDADPEKIGTKVGNLVVGDSKKLPALIKQNKIDIGIIAVSASAAQAVADSLIDAGIRAILNFAPISIKAPDNVQVKSENTAIEIESLSYFLNQGK; encoded by the coding sequence ATGAAAAAAATATCTGACTCAACCATTCGCCGTCTTTCCCGGTATTACCGGTCGCTCGAAAACCTGATCGCGCGAAACATGGAAACCGTTTCTTCCGACCAACTGGCAGAAATGGATGGCATAACCTCTGCCCAGGTACGAAAAGATCTCTCCTTTTTCGGAACATTTGGCAAACGGGGGCTCGGCTACAACACCAAACGGCTGCAACAGCAAATCGGTGAGATTCTGGGATTGGACAAAAGCTGGAATGTTGCGGTTGTCGGTGCCGGAAACATCGGGCGTGCGTTAGTGAAATACGAAGAGTTTATCAAACAGGGATTTAACATTTGTTTGATAATGGACGCAGATCCGGAAAAAATCGGCACAAAGGTAGGCAATCTGGTTGTTGGGGACAGCAAAAAGCTGCCGGCATTGATCAAACAGAACAAAATTGATATTGGCATTATCGCTGTTTCTGCCAGCGCCGCGCAAGCCGTTGCCGATTCGCTGATAGACGCCGGCATTCGCGCAATCCTCAATTTTGCTCCGATCAGCATCAAAGCACCGGATAATGTTCAGGTAAAAAGCGAAAACACCGCCATCGAAATCGAATCGCTGTCCTACTTCCTGAATCAAGGTAAATGA
- the gyrA gene encoding DNA gyrase subunit A, translating to MDLQRQRIVPMDIQEEMRNSYLDYSMSVIVARALPDVRDGLKPVHRRVLFGMSELGMSYNRPYKKSARIVGEVLGKYHPHGDSAVYDTMVRMVQDFSLRYPLVDGQGNFGSIDGDSAAAMRYTEVRMSRIAGEILRDLDKETVDFRPNFDETLQEPVVMPTVFPNLLCNGSSGIAVGMATNIPPHNLVEVTNALTLLIDNPESTVPELMQHIVGPDFPTGGIIFGTEGIREAYTTGRGKVIVRAKVNVEHARGNKDRIIVSELPYQVNKASLIEKIADLVRDKKLEGISDINDESDRDGMRMVIELKRDAQPEVVINQLYKYTQMQNTFGIINLALVDGQPKVMALKEMLQHFIDHRQVVIVRRSKYLLAKAEHRAHILEGLKIALDNIDAIIETIKKSRNPETAKQNLMKGFKLSEIQAQAILDMRLQRLTGLERKKIEDEYTEILKTIKRLKAILASEQLQRQLIKEELEELKNTYGDKRRTEIIKDFTEFSIEDMIAEEDMVITITRDGYIKRFPVSGYRRQNRNTRGSTGAKTADTDFVEHLFIASTHNYILFFTDKGKVYWLKVHEVPQVGKAGKGRAIVNMIQKEKDEKVVAYLNVKEFSDQFFLTMATRLGMVKKTNLSAFGNPRRDGIYAIKINDGDDLIEVKLTDGANDIFMATANGMAIRFTETEVREMGRVAAGVRGIALGKGDYVIGMVAVKREGSLMSISELGFGKRTDIREYRTTHRAGKGIKTFKVSTKTGKLVAIKEVIDDDDLMLITNNAIILRIQIGNINSTGRDTMGVRLIKLDSGAKISDVARVVKSEDDENDADEGEDTQE from the coding sequence ATGGATCTTCAACGTCAACGCATTGTCCCGATGGATATTCAGGAGGAAATGCGAAATTCATATCTCGACTATTCCATGTCCGTAATTGTTGCACGGGCGCTGCCCGATGTGCGTGACGGACTAAAACCCGTGCATCGCCGGGTGCTGTTTGGAATGTCGGAACTGGGCATGTCTTACAATCGCCCGTATAAAAAAAGCGCCCGTATCGTCGGGGAAGTACTCGGTAAATATCACCCGCACGGCGACTCCGCAGTTTACGATACAATGGTTCGTATGGTGCAGGATTTTTCGCTGCGGTATCCACTGGTGGATGGACAGGGTAACTTTGGCTCCATCGACGGTGACTCTGCAGCAGCAATGCGTTACACAGAAGTGCGCATGTCCCGGATCGCCGGCGAAATTTTACGCGATCTGGATAAAGAAACCGTCGATTTTCGCCCGAATTTTGACGAAACATTGCAAGAACCGGTCGTCATGCCTACTGTTTTCCCGAACCTGCTCTGCAACGGATCTTCCGGGATTGCAGTGGGGATGGCAACCAATATTCCACCGCACAACCTGGTGGAAGTGACCAATGCGCTAACGTTGCTCATCGATAACCCCGAATCGACAGTTCCGGAATTGATGCAGCACATTGTCGGACCGGATTTTCCGACCGGCGGCATTATTTTTGGCACAGAAGGCATTCGGGAAGCTTACACAACCGGTCGCGGAAAAGTAATTGTTCGCGCAAAAGTGAATGTCGAGCACGCTCGTGGCAACAAAGATCGCATCATCGTTAGCGAATTGCCCTATCAGGTAAACAAGGCATCGCTGATCGAAAAAATTGCCGATCTTGTTCGCGATAAAAAGCTCGAAGGCATTTCCGACATCAACGATGAATCCGATCGCGATGGTATGCGAATGGTGATCGAACTGAAACGCGATGCGCAGCCGGAAGTGGTGATCAACCAGCTTTACAAATACACCCAAATGCAAAACACTTTTGGTATCATCAACCTGGCGTTGGTGGACGGTCAGCCAAAAGTGATGGCGTTAAAAGAAATGTTGCAGCACTTTATCGATCACCGCCAGGTGGTTATTGTGCGCCGCTCCAAATATTTGCTCGCCAAAGCGGAACATCGCGCCCACATTTTGGAAGGTTTGAAAATTGCGCTGGATAATATTGATGCAATCATCGAAACCATCAAAAAATCGCGCAACCCGGAAACAGCCAAACAGAATTTGATGAAAGGCTTCAAGCTTTCCGAAATTCAGGCGCAAGCAATTTTGGATATGCGCCTGCAACGCCTCACCGGTCTGGAACGCAAAAAAATTGAAGATGAATACACCGAAATTCTCAAAACCATCAAACGCCTGAAAGCCATTTTAGCCAGCGAACAATTGCAACGCCAGTTGATCAAAGAAGAGCTGGAAGAACTGAAAAACACCTACGGCGATAAACGACGCACCGAAATCATCAAAGATTTCACGGAATTTTCGATTGAAGATATGATTGCGGAAGAAGATATGGTTATCACCATCACGCGTGACGGCTACATCAAACGCTTCCCGGTCAGCGGATATCGCCGCCAAAACCGCAACACCCGCGGCAGCACCGGCGCAAAAACCGCCGACACCGATTTTGTGGAACACCTGTTCATCGCTTCCACCCACAATTACATCCTGTTCTTTACAGATAAAGGCAAGGTGTACTGGCTGAAAGTGCACGAAGTGCCGCAAGTCGGGAAAGCCGGAAAAGGGCGCGCCATCGTCAATATGATCCAAAAAGAAAAAGACGAAAAAGTGGTGGCGTATCTGAACGTGAAAGAATTTTCCGACCAGTTTTTCCTGACGATGGCAACACGGTTGGGAATGGTTAAGAAAACCAATCTTTCCGCTTTCGGCAATCCGCGTCGCGATGGCATTTACGCCATCAAAATCAACGACGGCGATGATTTAATTGAAGTGAAACTTACCGACGGTGCCAACGATATATTTATGGCAACAGCTAACGGTATGGCAATTCGCTTTACCGAAACCGAAGTCCGGGAAATGGGACGTGTGGCTGCCGGTGTTCGGGGCATTGCTTTAGGCAAAGGCGATTACGTGATCGGCATGGTTGCCGTTAAACGGGAAGGCTCGCTAATGTCCATTTCCGAACTGGGATTTGGCAAACGCACCGATATTCGCGAATACCGCACAACCCATCGCGCCGGAAAAGGAATTAAAACCTTTAAAGTGAGCACAAAAACCGGTAAATTGGTTGCAATTAAGGAAGTTATCGACGATGACGACCTGATGCTGATTACCAACAACGCCATTATTCTGCGCATCCAGATCGGCAACATTAACTCCACCGGCCGCGATACAATGGGCGTTCGCCTCATCAAGCTGGATAGCGGCGCAAAAATCAGCGACGTTGCCAGAGTTGTAAAAAGCGAAGATGACGAAAACGACGCAGACGAAGGCGAAGATACTCAGGAATAA
- the gyrB gene encoding DNA topoisomerase (ATP-hydrolyzing) subunit B, with translation MAENKPQHNNYSADNIQILKGLEAVRKRPAMYIGDVTLRGLHHLVYEIVDNSIDEAMAGYCDTINVTISEGEVITVQDNGRGIPVDKHKETKQSALEVIMTVLHAGGKFDKDTYKVSGGLHGVGASVVNALSEWCTVEVSRDGQVYVQNYDRGVPRGSVAVTGKTKKSGTKTSFKADEEIFRKIKYNFETLANRLRDLAFLNKGLKIILSDEREEEKIDGAIKVEEFHYKGGLVEFVKYLDQNRISLHKPVYFEDEREGVNVEISFGYNDSYNENIFTYCNNVNTVEGGTHLSGFKSALTRTLNYYGTKNNLLKKVNIQGSDTLEGITAIVSVKVAEPQFEGQTKTKLGNGEVKGIVESITNEKLGEFLEENPPIAKRIIEKCIASAHSREAARKARDLTRRKSALESSTLPGKLADCSINDPAQCEIYLVEGDSAGGSAKQGRDRRFQAILPLKGKILNVEKARLHKILSNDEIKTIITALGTGIGEGDFDIAKLRYGKVIIMTDADVDGSHIRTLLLTFFFRYMRELIELGNVYIAQPPLYKIKNGKQESYAYDDDEKDDLLKRFSKNGDGVGNNNIQRYKGLGEMNPEQLWETTMNPEKRTLLQVTLENAAEADHIFSTLMGDQVEPRRAFIERNARYVRNLDI, from the coding sequence ATGGCTGAAAACAAACCCCAGCATAATAATTATTCTGCTGACAATATCCAGATTTTGAAAGGATTGGAAGCAGTGCGTAAGCGCCCCGCCATGTATATTGGCGATGTGACGCTGCGCGGTCTGCATCACCTCGTTTACGAAATCGTCGATAACAGCATCGACGAGGCAATGGCCGGCTATTGCGATACGATCAATGTCACCATTTCCGAAGGCGAAGTGATTACTGTGCAGGACAACGGTCGCGGTATCCCGGTGGATAAACACAAAGAAACCAAACAATCCGCGCTGGAAGTAATTATGACCGTTCTGCACGCCGGCGGCAAGTTCGATAAAGATACCTATAAAGTTTCCGGCGGTTTGCACGGCGTTGGTGCATCGGTAGTGAATGCACTTTCGGAATGGTGTACGGTGGAAGTTAGCCGCGACGGACAAGTGTATGTCCAGAATTACGATCGCGGCGTACCTCGCGGATCGGTTGCGGTAACCGGAAAAACCAAAAAATCCGGCACCAAAACATCGTTTAAAGCGGATGAAGAAATTTTCCGCAAAATAAAATACAATTTCGAAACGTTGGCAAACCGGCTACGCGATCTTGCTTTTCTCAACAAAGGCCTGAAAATTATTTTATCCGATGAGCGCGAAGAAGAAAAAATTGACGGCGCGATAAAAGTGGAAGAATTCCACTACAAAGGCGGTTTGGTCGAGTTTGTGAAATATCTGGATCAAAACCGGATTTCGCTGCACAAACCGGTGTATTTTGAAGATGAACGCGAAGGCGTAAACGTAGAAATTTCATTTGGTTATAACGATTCGTACAACGAAAATATTTTCACTTACTGTAACAATGTGAACACGGTTGAGGGCGGAACGCACCTCAGCGGTTTCAAATCTGCACTCACCCGGACGCTCAATTATTACGGCACCAAAAACAATCTCCTGAAAAAAGTGAACATCCAGGGATCGGACACGTTGGAAGGCATCACCGCCATCGTGAGCGTAAAGGTTGCGGAGCCGCAATTTGAAGGGCAAACCAAAACCAAATTGGGCAACGGTGAGGTGAAGGGGATTGTCGAATCCATCACCAACGAAAAGCTCGGTGAATTTTTGGAAGAAAACCCGCCCATCGCCAAAAGAATCATCGAAAAATGTATTGCCTCTGCCCACTCCCGCGAAGCTGCCCGCAAAGCCCGCGATCTCACCCGCCGCAAAAGTGCGCTGGAAAGCAGCACGTTGCCGGGCAAATTGGCAGATTGCTCCATCAACGATCCGGCACAATGCGAAATTTATCTGGTTGAGGGCGACTCGGCAGGTGGTTCCGCAAAACAGGGTCGTGATCGCCGGTTTCAGGCGATTTTACCGCTGAAAGGTAAAATCCTGAACGTGGAAAAAGCGCGATTGCACAAAATTCTATCCAATGACGAAATAAAAACCATCATCACCGCGCTGGGAACGGGCATCGGCGAAGGCGATTTTGATATCGCAAAACTGCGCTACGGCAAAGTGATTATCATGACTGACGCCGACGTGGACGGATCGCACATCCGCACGCTGTTGCTCACCTTTTTCTTCCGCTACATGCGCGAACTGATCGAACTGGGCAATGTTTACATCGCCCAACCGCCGCTTTACAAAATCAAAAACGGCAAACAGGAATCCTACGCATACGATGATGATGAAAAAGATGACCTGCTTAAACGTTTCTCCAAAAATGGCGATGGCGTTGGCAACAATAATATTCAACGATACAAAGGTTTGGGCGAAATGAACCCGGAACAGCTGTGGGAAACCACTATGAATCCGGAAAAACGAACCTTGCTGCAAGTAACCCTGGAAAACGCTGCAGAAGCGGATCACATTTTCAGCACGCTGATGGGCGACCAGGTTGAGCCGCGCCGGGCATTTATCGAGCGCAACGCCCGCTATGTGCGGAACCTGGATATCTAA
- a CDS encoding DUF721 domain-containing protein: protein MRSAKRKNVPVGDAILAFFKSIGAGDRFQDNLAIAFWDVSVGEQIAAHTEPVEVRKGVMLVRVDDATWRQELMFHKFEIIEKINQKIGKNAIKEIKFY, encoded by the coding sequence ATGCGCAGTGCAAAACGAAAAAATGTTCCGGTTGGCGATGCCATCCTCGCGTTTTTCAAAAGCATCGGCGCGGGAGATCGATTTCAGGATAACCTGGCCATCGCTTTTTGGGATGTCAGCGTTGGCGAACAAATTGCTGCACACACAGAGCCGGTGGAAGTGCGCAAAGGCGTGATGTTGGTACGGGTAGACGACGCCACCTGGCGGCAGGAACTGATGTTTCACAAATTTGAAATCATTGAGAAAATAAACCAGAAGATCGGCAAGAACGCGATTAAAGAGATTAAATTTTACTAA
- the recF gene encoding DNA replication/repair protein RecF: MNFRNYTDAEIEFADGVNVIYGENGAGKTSILEAIHYLALTKSFRAGTDKHLVSNKADMCRVQGEFAGANGNTTRTTIAYALDSGKHLTVNGQKMQIFSEYIGDVPVVLLHPADLNLSQGGPQLRRRFLDVLLSQSSKVYLHSLMQYNRSLRQRNLLLQQPNCDVELLKSWEENLISHGVAVIQKRQQAATELSELVKQYYKALSQKDHNGKIVYQCNVSAENGQDLETVYRHLFAKKRAGEIEQGTTIVGPHRDDLLFLLNGKAMKTYASQGEHKTWVISLKLAEFHHLEAQQHQAPILLFDDIFGELDANRIRQMLEQLSTIGQVFVTTTSRNFFDKIQRFDTPTHYYHVQNGSVALA; the protein is encoded by the coding sequence TTGAATTTTAGAAATTACACAGACGCAGAAATCGAGTTTGCCGATGGCGTGAATGTCATCTACGGCGAAAACGGTGCGGGAAAAACCAGTATTCTGGAAGCGATCCACTACCTCGCGCTCACCAAAAGTTTTCGCGCCGGCACCGATAAACATTTGGTCTCGAATAAAGCGGATATGTGTCGCGTTCAGGGCGAGTTTGCCGGTGCCAACGGCAACACCACCCGCACCACCATTGCTTACGCGCTGGATTCCGGCAAACACCTCACCGTCAATGGACAAAAGATGCAGATATTTTCCGAATATATCGGCGATGTGCCGGTTGTGCTGCTGCATCCGGCGGATCTCAATTTGTCTCAGGGCGGTCCGCAACTGCGGCGGCGATTTCTGGATGTGCTGCTCTCGCAATCCAGCAAGGTGTATCTGCACAGTTTGATGCAATACAACCGCTCGCTGCGGCAACGCAACCTGCTGCTCCAACAACCCAACTGCGATGTGGAATTGCTAAAATCGTGGGAAGAAAATTTGATCAGTCACGGCGTTGCTGTAATCCAAAAACGACAGCAGGCCGCAACGGAATTGAGCGAACTGGTAAAACAATATTACAAAGCGCTCAGCCAGAAAGACCATAACGGCAAAATTGTTTATCAGTGTAATGTGTCTGCTGAAAACGGACAGGATCTGGAAACCGTTTATCGCCATTTATTCGCCAAAAAACGCGCCGGCGAAATCGAGCAGGGCACCACAATTGTCGGTCCGCATCGCGACGATTTGCTGTTTTTGCTGAACGGCAAAGCGATGAAAACCTACGCCAGCCAGGGCGAGCACAAAACCTGGGTAATTTCGCTGAAACTGGCGGAATTTCATCATTTGGAGGCGCAGCAACATCAGGCGCCGATTTTATTGTTCGACGATATTTTCGGCGAGCTGGATGCCAACCGCATCCGGCAAATGCTGGAACAGCTCAGCACCATCGGGCAGGTATTTGTCACCACCACCTCCCGTAATTTTTTTGATAAAATTCAGCGGTTCGATACGCCGACACATTATTATCATGTGCAAAACGGCAGCGTGGCGCTGGCTTAA